From the genome of Medicago truncatula cultivar Jemalong A17 chromosome 2, MtrunA17r5.0-ANR, whole genome shotgun sequence:
cAGTTATTTTTCTAATCAGGAGTTTGGAAATACTTATTTTCCTCTCTAAAATAAACTGTTGACTTAAGAATAGCTAGATCCTATAAAATTGGATTGAGTTTGAAGAAATTGATGTATGTGTTTGTTCATAACAAAAATACACGACAAAAAATGATATGGTCAtgaataatatgttattttagcATTATTTCTCAAATATGGCAGGGAAGACTAGCATTTATTTTACAAACAACCAAACTCTACTATTTACATGTATGACTTTTCATCCAAAGAACAAGAACTTTGACAATTATATCAACAGACTATGTTATATCTTGAATTGCATCCAAGGTTGATGGCGACAAATCAACACCAATAACATCTTGATTTATCATTCTCTGAAGAAAAACACTagcaagaaaaacaaattgtgCTTTACACTGTATCTACTGCTTGAACTTGCTGCCGAGCCAGGTACTTTTCCCTTCTTTCTTTCTATAAACATTTGGAGACAATTTAGGGCTCAAGtaataaaacatatatttaactgAAAACGCTAAAGAGCACAAACTAACCCCTAAACATTTTACATACCCATTCATCAATGACAAGACCTTCAGCAGCAACTCGAGGACCTGTCTCCGCAGCAGGCTTCTTCCGAGCTTCAACTGCGGCATCAGCTTCAGCCAACTGCCTTTTCAGTTTTTCCAAGGCCTAAAACGACCACATTTCTATTATTACACATCAAATATGTAAAGCTTAATTAAGACAATTTGCAAAAAATTTGACTCACGGGACTTGGCCGTTCTGGATCTAAAAATACAACTCCCAAGATTCGCTCCACTGTAACTAGATCCCTTTGTTCATCAAACTGCATGACAGAATGCCAAAGACCAAACTTATGTACTATTAATTAATTGCTCACCACGAAAATATTGTCAATAGcatgaataaataaaacaagCAATAATCAACACAGCAAAAGCTGATAAAACCCTAAAACATCCTGTCGCAATTATTTATGGACCAACAATTCTTATACAGAATTTCGAGTTCTGTTTTCCTAGCCTATATTCACAGGTTATGAAATGCACTGACTGGactgttgattttttttttcttcttcagttACGGTCATCATGGTTCATGATTacacaacataaaaaaatcacagcgaattgttcaaaaaaaaaaatcacagcgAAAATTAAACATGTATACTTGCTTCAGGCATAAACAAGAAGAAAGTGAATAACCAACAGTATTCACAACCCTTACAATGGACTGCACATTATGACGCTGAAAATACAATAATTAGCTTTTGGGCAAGGAACAATCTGTTGAAAACAGACAATAAATCTGAACTACTGAACTCGTAATGCCTGTGCATTACGAGTTCTCCAAATTTGCCAAAGAATGGTGGATGCCACTTATAAGAAGCATTCTGGTATTACTGTGCAGTCCCAAGGTATTACTGTGCAATCCCAAGTTTTGAATAGTTTGTTGCTaccataaagaaaaataatccaAATCCAAGGTTCGAACATGGCCTCAAGGGAGAGAACTACATAATTTTAGCTTTTGGGCAGTTAAGTGTTAAGCAATCCAGGTTCAATGTCACAATATGGATATATCAGCTATTgctcaattttctttttaaagcaTAAGGTTCACATATTAACCAACAAATAATCAAAAGGCACAAATAAGCCAATTATCTCCCTCCCCCTGTCTCTCATCAATACAATATATATCAGAAGAACCAGACGTACCAGCTCGGGCACATAGTCCACCCCTAATTTCACTTTGAGACTCATGATTTTGAACTTGACCTTGTTCTTCTGATTTGACAGCTTTTCATTGTTTTCAGGTTGTTCCACAAATTTAAACACTGAACACCATATTCAAAAaggaataaattaatataatgcaaaaaaaaaaaaaaaaaaaatctaacaagaCAGGCAAAGAACAAACTTTACAAAAAgcaatttaatgaaaaaattaccAGCTGCAATCACGCTTTCTCCAGGAGCAAGAATGCCACCAGGAGGCCGCATGTAACAACTCTTTGGCGCCGTAGTTTGAAACTGAAAACACAAAAGGGAGGTTATTAAAGAAGTCAACTAGACATATGTAAGGAAAATAGGAAATGGACATACACAAGTAATCAAACCAACCATGACAATGAGTGTATTCATTTTTCATCATACTTTCacatcaaaaaaatatataaaagtgaAAAACAGAACCGCACTGTTATATTAACATTGTAAGACAAACCCCCAACGATGTTTCACCAACTTAGCACATAAAGTATATAGAATCTCTCACTTTAGTCCCTACTGTTAAAGATACAACAAACTTAGGACaaattttcatatactttagggactaaaatgacggATTTCATATACTTTAAAGAATACTTTAATATCGTTAAGGACTTCAGTCATATAAACTATCAATGTAAGGATGCTCTAAACCAACAATTAATCATATTAGatcattaaatattttacttttatcgGAACCACTTCAAAAATGTCACACATGATTGATCTGatggtacattttttttttttgaaagaagatcTGATGGTACatgaaaattaaactttattatttaaataccTTAATGACTAAAATGGCACATCATACATGGGGATAAACAAATCCTTCTATATTTAAATTACCCCACATTCTCCTGCTACTAAGTCGGTGTTCATGCTTCTTAAAATTGTAACTAACAAAATAAGAGACACATGAATACACAAAAACCAATATACCTTGAAAGCAACATGAGACTTGCTAGTGTTTTTTAATCGAACAGCACTCCTAACCTGCTTACCCGGTTCATCTAGAAGACAAACAAAACCCAAAAATTTAGAATGAATATGAATTAACCTTTAAATTAACAAACAGCACACAAACACACCCAAAGATTTTAGTTCTATTATCAAGCATGTGCTCTTCCCAATTTTTTTCACACAACAAATatgattacactgaattatatcatttttttcaaaatattatcgGCGATATTTGAGCTATTTTTTATCTtccaattataatttatttactcttaaaaaaaatatatatactttttttaaggacaCTTTATTTAAAGTACAGTGATGATAACTATTGTATCTAAAATTGGGAACTTcctaaaaagaagagaaatctTGTTTCTGTTTATGTCCTCTTAACCTATGCTACAAGGGTACTCTTCACCTTTTCcctaaactaaaaattaaaactttctCCTGCAAAtagtaaaatgaaatttaaaaaaaaaaaaaaaggtaagaaaTTGAGAAAGAACAGCTTAATTTAAAATCAGAAGAACAGAATTTGAATTCAGAGCacttcaattcattaaaaaaaaaaaatgagaaaaaagcgAAAGCAAAATCAAGAGCAGAGAAATGCTGAAAATGGTGATGAGAAATAGAGAAAGTGATGATTACATGGAAAGTAGAGGTGATTGGAAGGATCAAGACGGAGTCTACGCCGGGGAGGTAGCAACAATGACCTTGCTACAGAAGACACCGTTTTCGGTGATTTTTGAGCGTTTCCTTGGGTTTGATTCTGTACGTTACCGGAGCTCCAACAGAGGCGGAAGAGGCTGGCGTCGGAAGTAGGTTTCTGGTGACCGGCGGCGATGGCCATGGCGTCGCCGGAGAGTGATTGAATGAAAGAATGAAACGCAgcgttttgaattttgatttgaagagaagaagaagaagaagaagaagaagagaagagaaacagagAGTATTTGTGTTTAACAACGACTTTGTGGGAACGTGTTTCATCCAGGTAGCGTTTTATTTAATGCACACGCTCCTACTCATTtattacaaaatattattattaatggaaTATATAACATAggtcccttttttttttatcatcggAATTTGAACTTTacaccttacatattttattataagtctgtttattttgttttgaataagttatctTTTGTGTAATTGGAGAGAAAAATCTCTCAAGGTGAATATCATCgtagtcaatgacaaaattCATCGATTTAACACTActttattttagatttaaagTCTGATCGCTCGTTAAATGGAAAGAGATTCAATTTCATAACATTCAAATGTTGTTAGATTGAAGAATATTAGTTAAGAAATCTGAATTTTAactaatttgaattttaatCCACTTGAGTTGTTTTAGTGATATTGGCTTGCGTGGTGTGTTCATCTTTAAGATCTTATGTTTGATTCTTCTGATGTTAATTTTGGTAGACTAGTGTAccttcttcaacaacaacaaaaaaatcttaattttaaaatcGTTCTCTTTCAGGTGGATATCCATACAAAAAACCCAGACATAGATTTTGATCTTAATTAGTAGTATTTGTTAATCTTATGTACTATAGAGAACCTTTCACGtgattgatatattttattttcactcgttcaaaaaaaaaatgaattttaaaggataaacatttttattcttttttcttacaaacatttttattatttttgaaaagttcaCGATTATTATCGattaatgatatcaaatataaacaactaTCGTGgttaatttttattcatttttaataaattaacattttttaacatgacaATTTCTATGATACAATGAGAAATTTGAGTGTACTTGATATTGATATGTGTggtttttaaattaatagttaaatgaattattttttaaaaattattttctatcatctacaattataataactaatttttatttacctAAGTGTcagcaaaataaaatttaatttttaaaattcatattactcataaaaatgaatattcattatttttttttatgaatgtaaaaaattaatatgattcttacaaaaaataaaatgatattttataaaatataaaatcgaTAAAAAActctttatttcaaaaaatgattattatttttttaatttacgaaataaatatatcaattcaaTTTGTACagtagaatatatttttttctatcaaTATATAGATTCTACCAGAGTATATAATTTTGTTGTGTGAGTGAAACTATGCCtttcaattattttgataaatattgattcaatataatattttataaatttatatataaaaaatcatatatcatgattatgatattttttttaaattgcgaaaatatcttttttcttgTAGATAAGGAAGGAACATGAGTTAAGGGTTGGAGTTGGGATTGATTGAAGTGTAAGGCATTTAATGATGGGAGATTAAGTTAGGTGTTAGAGAGGCATTAACAAATGTGGGCTATGTTTGTTGGTGTAGGTATGTTGTTCGTTGGgaaattgattatgagaattaTTATGATATTCCTTTGTTTTCATACAAACAAGGATCTTTTCCTCCTCTCTGGTACTAGTAGTAGTGTTCTTCAATGGTCCTTAACTCTCTTTCACCCTTTTTGTTTCCATTAAATGGACGGCGATGGTAGGGTTATTACTCTACTTACCATGAATTCAAGACTCATTATTGTTAGTTTCAAATAGATGGACTAGTACCTAGTTCTAGTAGCCTTTTCATTGGA
Proteins encoded in this window:
- the LOC11416476 gene encoding vesicle-associated protein 4-1, with translation MAIAAGHQKPTSDASLFRLCWSSGNVQNQTQGNAQKSPKTVSSVARSLLLPPRRRLRLDPSNHLYFPYEPGKQVRSAVRLKNTSKSHVAFKFQTTAPKSCYMRPPGGILAPGESVIAAVFKFVEQPENNEKLSNQKNKVKFKIMSLKVKLGVDYVPELFDEQRDLVTVERILGVVFLDPERPSPALEKLKRQLAEADAAVEARKKPAAETGPRVAAEGLVIDEWKERREKYLARQQVQAVDTV